The following nucleotide sequence is from Populus trichocarpa isolate Nisqually-1 chromosome 11, P.trichocarpa_v4.1, whole genome shotgun sequence.
CTAGAGCGTTTGCATGGGCTCCTTCTTCAGGAGTATCTGCTGGCAGTGATGTCGATCCTGGTACAAGCAATATTGCTTGTGATGGTTTGGAAGAAGGAAGCGATGATTCAGAGGAAGATGTGATTCCAGATTTCCAGACTAACATGGCTCGAATGGTTGGAGGGATAAATATGTCTAGCAGCAGCAACACAAAAAGTggttgcaaaagaaaagaacgagATCATTATGATGTGCgaggtagaaagaagaaaacgtCTGGAATTGGTGTTCAACTGCTGTCAAGGTGCAATTAACTACTCGAGAGTATGTCGACTAAGAGTGATTCCACGTCTGTTAATTTGGATCGCGAAGGCTGTAGTATTCACGAGGTGATGGCTGAGCTGCACTTAATTCATGGAGTTTCAATTGAAGATGAGTTCCACGACTTTGCTACGGAGCATCTGAgtttaagaaggaaaagagaaatgtgGGCTAGTATGGGTGATAAGGAGCAGAAGTTGAGATGGCTGCAATGAATGTATGCACGCACTAAACGTGCTTAGCCGACATGGTATTATTACATTTTCTTAACTGTTAATCAATTAACTATGTTCACTTGCTTAATGTATTtatacaagtttattttattgttgcagAATAATGGGATGCCGGttttaaaaaagagttttttccAATTGCCAAAGTTTATTCGAGTCATTGTATTCTTCCACATTTCGTGTTGAGATATATGGGCATTTCCATTTGCAGTAATTTGTTTActgttgtatttatattaaactgCTTTTCGGGAGCTAATATACTTGTATGAGAATATTGCTGGtttttaatgttgtattttatcaatgaattaaaattgtcacttctgtttttattaatgttaaatggtTGACCATTGGATTGAATTGGTTGGTAATTTTCCTTCACTGTGTTGTTCCCTGAAGGTCTTGAATATTGAGTGTTACTGTTAAAATGCATGTTCTATTGTAATATACCATGTGCagccttgtttgttttcttttctgccaTGAGGTGATGGGAGCTGCTGCCTTGTGTGTCCAGCTGTAATTGTAATATACCATGTGCAGCTACTGTGTGAATATTggtgtgttttcttttctgtcaTGAGGTGATGAGAGCTGCAGCCTTGTGTGTGAAGTTGTATTCATTGATATACCATGTGCAGCTACTGTGTGaatattggtttgttttctttttctgtcgTGAGTTGATGGGAGTTGCAGCCTTGTTTGTCaagctggaattaattgatataCCATGTGCAGCTACTGTGTGAATATTggtgtgttttcttttctgtcgTGAGGTGATGGGAGCTGCAGCTTTGTGTGTGAAGTTGTATTCATTGATATACCATGTGCAACTACTGTGTGaatattggtttgttttctttttctgtcgTGAGTTGATGGGAGCTGCAGCCTTGTTTGTCaagctggaattaattgatataCCATGTGCAGCTACTGTGTGCTTGTGCAGTGTGAAACctgcatttgttttcttttctgccgTTAGAATTGATGGAAGATGTTGCCTTGTTTGTTAATGTTGTTAATGCTATTCATTGCTGTTAAAATGATTGTTTCAGCTATTGTGTGCAAGTGAGTTTTGAATATTGTTTCAGCTACTGTGTGCATGGGAGCCAGTGTATGAAATCTATGTATGTGCTACTGTAACTGCTGTTTGAGCTGCTGGATTTGTCATTGATTCTTGGAATACATGCTGCTATCTTTGGTGCAGTTGCTGTTgaagttcatatatataaattgtgtttattttgtgaGGTGTCAATTGAATCTCCAGTTACTATTCTTGGAATACAATCTCAGTTGCTTTTTAGATGATTTCGGTACATGTTAAGGTGTGCACTGACATGGTTTGTCATggtgataagaaaataaaacaacgtGGGCCAAGGAATCTTGAATAATAGAatgagaacaaaaaataaaaaaatacatgtcaaaATATATGAGCTGTAAAATTAACATTATAGGTTACTTTTACAGTCTATACATGTGATAATGTACTTATGTTGAAAGCTGAATAAAATAACTTGTAAAAGAGACGTAAACAACAttgagttttttctatataaagaggaTTGTTTGTAAGCCAACTTTCAAAGAACTATTTTACTTCATAACAAACCTCTCAAACCTCAACTGCATTTTATACAAGCAAGTGGAACACCCTGTTTTTGTTGGCTTTACAGGTATGGAAAAACTTATGTCGCACCAACtatttgatatttcttttttattgaatgatatttaattatttaaatatttttattaacaacatataattttgttttttgtttccacGTAATTGAAGTTATGGATGATTCACCGTTTAATGACATATTTAATGGGGGTTTTgatgaaaattatgataatgtAATGAACCGCATTGTAGACCACATTAATTATCCTAGTTGTGAAGGTAGTGGTGCCTCATTTTCTGGTGCTGGAGATGACGGTGATGGAAACGACGCTGACGACAataatgatgatggtgatgatgacgGTGATGATGACAGTGATGATGACGATGCATTTATTATAAGGAGgcattttgatatgaaaaaattaattatatgcacaGCAAGAGCTATAaacatgtattatattaattatatgtataagGAACCATGTATGGTTTCGTATAACACAGGGATGCATTGGTTGACGGAGGTTTTAAGAGGTTATTAGAAACGAAGTGTTAACATGTTCAGGATGGACGCAACCACTTTGTTGAGTCCGTGCACTGAATTAGAAACGCACAATGGCTTAAAACCGTCAAGAAGAATGAGTGTTATTGAAAAGGTggcaatatttttatttacaaaagcAGTTGGGGCGTCAAATAGACAAGTGCAGGAAATATTTCAGCATTCAGGTGAAATTATTAGTAGATGTTTTAAAGAAGTGCTTAAATCATTACGTTTGTTTGTTGTGGAAGTCATAAAACCAGTAGATCCACAATTTACGAGCACACCAAGAGAAATTGCTATGAATCCAAGATTTATGCCATATTTCAAggtaagatgaattttttttaaaaaataagtagtTTAATTAAGGTGTTCAAATGAGTATGAAATATGTTATAAATGTTTATGAGTACTTAAAGTTTTTGTGGCCTGTAGAATTGTGTCGGTGCAATTGATGGAACACATGTTCGTGCCTGCATGCCATCTgaaaatcaaattctatttattggaagaaaaggtgTACCAACACAAAATATCATGGCCGCTTATAGTTTCGACATGCAATTCATGTTCGTGTGGGCAGGATGGGAAGACAATGCACACGATACGTATATTTTTCTTGAGGCTATTGACAATAGCaatatcaaattttcaaaacctccagaaggttgtgattttgactaaattgaagatttggtaattgaaggaatataatttttttttaagttttgtttaaaattatcatgTTGTTATTATTTGCAGGAAAATACTATTTGGTTGATGCTGGATATCCAAACGAGTATGGGTATTTGGGTCCCTACAAAGGCGAGAGGTATCACTTTCAAGAATTTAGGCATCGTGGACAACCAAGTGGTCGGAAAGAAGTGTTTAATCGTGCACACTCATCACTACGTAATGTGATCGAACGTTCTTTTAGGGTATGGAAACAGAGGtggaaaattttgcaaaacatgtCTGCTTATCCATACAAAACACAAGTTGAAATTGTAGTTGCATCAATGGCActacataactatattagaagAAGATCGCAAGATGATGCGATTTTTTCTGAGtatgatcgcaatcccaatttaaTTCCAGATGACtttttacctgatattgttCATCGCTCAGCCATTCAAGGATCACAGAGGCCTTCACGTATGGATTTtgtacgtgatggaattgcaaATAGTTTGATGGAACAATAAAGGAGTACATTAATGTATAaggatttttcattttgttatgtaatcatAATTACCAAACACCTATGTtttgtaaattatatatatatatatatatatatatatatatatatatatatatatatatatatatatgtccttTTAAGTAATtctaaaatcaaatctaaaacacAAAGCATATTAACCaaataaaagaaactattttttttaccacaatttcaaccacagttttaaccaaacataaaactactttttttttccaccacaatttcaaccacaattttaaccaaacacaagaaactgcttttttttaaaccacaacttcaaccacagtttttaccaaacaccaacttttttttaaatcaacctcacaaaaagtactttttattaaactatttttttcaaaccacaaccataaagctaccacaataccaaacacgtgATATAAAGATTTTGTTTGGAGTATTTATAGTTTGGTGCTTGAGGCCTGAAACCTTCTTCCTTAAAACAAATGATGACTTGAAGTTGTTAAAGATGAGCTACAAGTAGCTCCGAGATACTATCCTAGGAGGAGGAAAAAGgatgaaagaaaatgatattattcATTTGAATGTAGCCGAGGTAGAgaagatacaaaataaaaaagtatttatgatttaagaacaaaaatactTGTGGGGAGAGAGAAATTGAGAGAAAGTTTGGAGGACGACGTCGGGTTAGATTTAGACTTTAGAGTTAGAGAAAAgttagtatttatattttattttcaacttggtTTAATGTTGTTTAAATCGATTCGATTTAGTTTGGTTCAATTAGTttcatatttttgaaattaaaatcgaaccaaattaatattttttttcatgattttttttaattattttttaatttctccatttaatcaaatttttaattattttaccaccctagtaattaattataaaactagaaaaaaagaaaagaaaagcaaaaccctctttctttttagctttattcTCCTAGGCAGTGGTGTCCTTGTCTACTTGTCTCTTATGCTCTGTATAAAAACCTCAAaccctttctctttctctaatTGATTATAAATGCTTGTCTAAATCACCATGACAAAGCTTAAGAAACGGAGGTCTACAGAAGTGGTCAGTCggtgtttgttttctttcactctttttttattaatttatctaattttttttttgttttaattggaaaatttcataattatggTTGCTATGCTACTTATTATTCAGGAGTTCACTTTAGATTAATCCGCTTCTGcttgtttataattttgaagCGGTAGAATTTTATGCTATAGCTGTAAGGGGTTACTAAATTTGAAATGGTTCTTTCTAGAAAATTGCCTACCTTGTACAGAAAAGGAAATCTGTTGGTTTGCAAGTCTTTTATGTCCATATATTAACATTTTGGTTGAGTTTGTTTTCCCACAGTGTTTGCACGCTGTTAAATAACGTTGTGTCCTTTGATTTGTAGCCTCCCAAAATTAAGTCCATCATCAATGGTGTTATTACCAGTCCACTTGAGAATATAGAAGAACCCCTAAAAGGTTTTGTTTGGGAGTTCGATAAGGTAACTTTACATCCTTTAACTTACAAAGTATAAGGGTTGCTTTATGCAGATTTATGAATGGGttgatttaatttcatttcacaCTGCTGCAGGGAGATTTTCATCATTGGGTTGatctttttaatcattttgattCATATTTTGAGAAGCACATAAAGCCAAGAAAAGACTTGCAGGTTGAGGACAACTTCTTGGAATCTGATCCTCCCTTTCCAAGAGAAGCTGTTCTTCAAATTCTTCATGTTATCAGAATAATTTTAGAGAACTGCACAAACAAGCACTTTTATAGTTCTTATGAGGTATTGTTGTTCCTATATGAAATGCATCCTGTGTGTTTAATAGTTAGGCAAACAGTGCTGCTTCTGTTTTACTTTTATCAGTTAGGCTGTGGTTTTCGTGCAGTATCCTTTGTATATGTTTTTAGTGGTGATAAAATCCTGTCACAGGAATGTTTTAAGGGCTTCTATAACACTTGCCTTTTTTACCCtcaattccttaaaaaaattgcTTCTCTATTTCCTCTGTTGTTGCAGCAGCATCTTTCTAACCTTCTTGCTTCCACTGATGCGGACATAGTAGAGGCTTGCTTGCAGACTCTGGCAGCATTTTTGAACAAGACTCTTGGAAGATATTCCATTAGAGATTTGTCTTTGAATACAAAGTTATTTTCTCTTGCACAAGGCTGGGGAGGAAAGGATGAGGGTCTTGGATTGGTTGCGTCTACTACACAAAATGGATGTGACCCTGTTGCTTACGAGTTAGGTTGCACCCTTCATTTTGAGTTCTATGCATTGAACGAGTTGTCAAGTCAGTTCAGTGCCATAGAACAGCCAACTCAGGGTTTACAAATTATTCATTTACCTAATGTCGATACTTGTCCAGAGACAGATTGTGAGCTTTTGAATAAGTTAGTTGTAGAATATAAAGTACCTCCCAGCTTAAGATTTTCTTTACTGACGAGATTGCGGTTCGCAAGGGCTTTTCGCCCTTTGGTTTCTCGCCATTTGTACACATGCATCCGTTTGTATGCTTTCATTGTTCTTGTTCAAGCAAGCAGTGATGCTGATGATCTAGTTTCTTTCTTCAACTCTGAGCCTGAGTTTGTCAATGAATTAGTTTCACTTTTGAGTTATGAAGATGAAGTGCCTGAGAAAATTCGAATTCTTTGTTTGTTATCATTGGTCGCTCTTTCTCAAGATCGGTCCCGCCAATCAACTGTCTTGGCTGCTGTCACATCTAGTGGTCACCGCGGCATCCTGTCCAGCCTCATGCAAAAAGCCATTGATTCTGTTATCAGTGATTCATCAAAATGGTCTGTTGATTTTGCTGAAGCTCTACTGTCTCTTGTCACTGTTTTGGTCTCATCATCATCAGGTTGCTCAGCCATGCGCGAGGCAGGGTTTATTCCTACTCTTCTACCCCTCCTCAAAGATACAGACCCTCAGCATTTGCATTTGGTAGCCGCCGCTGTGCATATTCTAGAGGCATTCATGGATTACAGTAATCCTGCTACTGCATTATTCAGAGAGTTGGGTGGTTTGGATGACACCATCTCTCGACTGAAGGTAGAAGTGTCTCATGTAGAAGATTGTAAGCAACAAGGTGAAGATTCTGATTCAAGGACAAGGAATTTGCAAGTAGCTGCAAGTGCTTCCTCAGAGCTAGATAGTATGCTCCCACTGTATTCTGAAGCATTAGTTGCGTATCATCGACGTTTACTGATGAAAGCTTTGCTAAGGGCGATATCCCTCGGAACATATGCTGCTGGGAACACTTCTCGTATTTATGGATCCGAGGAGAGTTTGTTGCCCCAATGCCTATGTCTAATCTTCAGAAGAGCAAAAGATTTTGGTGGAGGGGTGTTTTCACTTGCAGCAACTGTCATGAGTGATCTAATTCACAAAGATCCTACCTGTTTCCCTATCTTAGATGCAGCTGGTCTTCCTTCTGCTTTTTTGAATGCAATAATGGATGGTGTTCTATGCTCTTCAGAAGCCATAATGTGTATACCTCAGTGTTTGGATGCCCTATGCCTGAATAATAATGGTCTTCAGGCTGTAAAGGATCGGAATGCTCTAAGGTGCTTCGTGAAAATATTTACATCCAAAACGTATTTGCGTGCCCTTTTTGGTGAGACACCAGGGTCCTTGTCTACTGGACTAGATGAACTCATGCGCCATGCTTCCTCATTACGAGGACCTGGAGTGGATATGTTGATTGAGATCCTAAATGTCATTACAAAAATTGGGTCTGGGGTCGATGGTTCTTGCGCATCCACTGATCCATCCTGCTCTGCTCCTGTTCCAATGGAAACTGATGCTGAAGAAAGGAGTCTGGTTCTGTCAGATGATAGGGGAAGTTTCAGGATGGAAACCTTGGAGCAGACCACTGAGCAGTCATCTGATACTTCAGCAGCAAATATTGACTCACTTTTTCCTGAATGTTTAAGCAATGTTGCTCGTCTTCTTGAAACAGTTCTCCAGAATTCTGACACATGTCATATATTTGTTGAGAAGAAGGGAATTGATGCTGTTCTGCAGTTGTTTACTTTGCCTTTAATGCCTATTTCAACATCGATTGGTCAGATCATATCTGTTGCGTTTAAGAACTTCTCACATCAGCATTCTGCTTCCTTGGCTAGGGCAGTATGTGCCTTCTTGAGAGAACATCTAAAATCAACAAATGAACTATTAGTTTCAGTTGCGGGGACTCATCTTGGTGTGGTTGAATCTGCTAAGCAAGCTAAGGTTCTGAGATATCTTTCCAGCCTTGAAGGTATACTTTCTCTCTCGAATTTTTTGTTGAAGGGGAATAGTACTTTTGTCTCTGAATTGGGCACTGCAGATGCTGATGTGTTGAAGGATATTGGGATGGCATACCGGGAAATAATTTGGCAAGTTTCTCTGTATAATGACTCCAAAGTGGATGAAAAGAGAAATGCAGAACAAGGGACTGACCTGTCTTCATCAACTGCTGTGGTAAGAGAAAGTGACGATGACGCAAACATTCCAGTTGTGAGATACATGAACCCAGTTTCTATTAGGAATGGTTCTCAGTCCCTTTGGGGTGGGGAACGTGAATTTCTCTCGGTCATTCGTTCAGGTGAAGGCTTGCACCGCCGCAGTCGACATGGCTTGGCACGTATACGAAGTGGGAGGACTGGTCAGCACTTGGATGCTTTAAGCATTGACTCTGAGATCCCATCAGATGAACCAGAGACATCTTTGCCAAAGTTGAAAAGTAGAACTCCTGATGAGATTCTAAACAAATTGGCTTCTTTATTACGTTCTTTCTTTTCTGCCCTTGTGAAGGGATTTACATCTCCAAACCGTCGAAGGGCTGATGTAGGGTTGTTGAGTGCAGTTTCAAAGACCCTTGGAACTACCTTGGCTAAAA
It contains:
- the LOC18103281 gene encoding uncharacterized protein LOC18103281; protein product: MDDSPFNDIFNGGFDENYDNVMNRIVDHINYPSCEGSGASFSGAGDDGDGNDADDNNDDGDDDGDDDIIKPVDPQFTSTPREIAMNPRFMPYFKNCVGAIDGTHVRACMPSENQILFIGRKGVPTQNIMAAYSFDMQFMFVWAGWEDNAHDTYIFLEAIDNRKYYLVDAGYPNEYGYLGPYKGERYHFQEFRHRGQPSGRKEVFNRAHSSLRNVIERSFRVWKQRWKILQNMSAYPYKTQVEIVVASMALHNYIRRRSQDDAIFSEYDRNPNLIPDDFLPDIVHRSAIQGSQRPSRMDFVRDGIANSLMEQ